A genomic stretch from Telmatocola sphagniphila includes:
- the nusA gene encoding transcription termination factor NusA: protein MNGAELLRVIDMIHREKNIAKETIFNGIEDALKVAMERNGAAEDDVIVHIDRVSGQIVAQRGDKQIDPEELGRIAAQSAKQLMIQKMREAESDGVFNEFSTRKGDMVTGTVQRVDNGTGILSISKDGKNGAATIEAILPRSEQIPGETLHVNDRVKAVVMDVRRNGHRVKIVLSRCHPDFVRALFEQEIPEIADRTIEIKAVSREAGYRSKVAVSSIDMKVDCVGACVGVRGSRIKSVIDELNGERIDIVRWNDSMQIMIPNALSPAEISEVMMYPRLGRAIVLVTDENLSLAIGRRGQNVRLASKLVGWDIEIMTIEELTEGVEKAERWFGGIPNVPENFAESMITEGFLSYEDITFLEPEQLAEMVGVTPEAADEFILYCEEQAERIEREGESEQDRAPVVAVTEDTEPTPEEIAAAEAALAEQQGEEVVVEAEAEPAPVEAEVPSGKGLDALFSDDPK from the coding sequence ATGAATGGTGCCGAACTGCTGCGCGTCATAGACATGATCCATCGCGAGAAGAATATCGCGAAGGAAACGATTTTCAACGGTATCGAAGATGCCTTGAAAGTCGCCATGGAACGCAACGGAGCAGCCGAAGACGACGTCATTGTGCACATCGACCGCGTCAGCGGTCAGATCGTGGCCCAGCGCGGCGACAAGCAGATCGATCCGGAAGAATTGGGTCGCATCGCCGCACAATCGGCCAAACAACTGATGATTCAGAAGATGCGCGAAGCCGAAAGCGATGGCGTCTTCAATGAGTTTTCGACGCGCAAAGGGGACATGGTCACCGGCACTGTGCAGCGCGTCGATAATGGCACCGGTATTCTCAGCATCTCCAAGGACGGCAAGAACGGCGCCGCCACCATCGAGGCGATACTTCCCCGCAGCGAACAGATCCCCGGCGAAACACTGCACGTCAACGACCGCGTCAAAGCGGTGGTGATGGATGTCCGCCGCAACGGCCACCGGGTGAAAATCGTTCTGTCTCGTTGCCATCCCGACTTTGTGCGGGCGCTTTTCGAACAGGAAATTCCCGAAATCGCCGATCGCACCATCGAAATCAAAGCCGTCTCCCGCGAAGCGGGTTATCGCAGCAAGGTCGCCGTCAGTTCCATCGATATGAAAGTCGATTGCGTCGGCGCTTGCGTCGGGGTTCGCGGCAGTCGTATCAAGAGCGTGATCGACGAACTCAACGGCGAGCGAATCGACATCGTGCGCTGGAATGATTCCATGCAGATCATGATTCCCAATGCGCTGTCGCCGGCGGAAATCAGCGAAGTGATGATGTATCCGCGTCTGGGCCGGGCGATCGTTCTGGTTACCGATGAGAATCTCTCCCTGGCCATCGGTCGCCGCGGTCAGAACGTCCGGTTGGCCAGTAAGCTCGTCGGCTGGGACATTGAAATCATGACCATCGAAGAGCTGACCGAAGGTGTGGAGAAGGCCGAACGCTGGTTCGGCGGAATCCCGAATGTGCCGGAAAACTTTGCCGAATCGATGATTACCGAAGGTTTCCTGAGCTACGAAGACATCACCTTCCTCGAACCGGAACAGCTGGCCGAGATGGTGGGTGTAACGCCTGAGGCGGCGGACGAATTCATCCTGTATTGTGAAGAGCAGGCCGAGCGCATCGAGCGGGAAGGTGAAAGCGAACAGGATCGCGCACCGGTAGTTGCGGTGACCGAAGATACGGAACCCACGCCCGAAGAAATCGCGGCGGCGGAAGCCGCGCTGGCGGAACAGCAAGGGGAAGAAGTTGTGGTGGAAGCGGAGGCGGAACCGGCTCCGGTTGAGGCGGAAGTTCCTTCGGGCAAAGGACTGGATGCTCTGTTCTCGGATGACCCGAAATAA
- a CDS encoding ABC transporter ATP-binding protein has product MPAIRIETLSKQYSNGTVGLKPCTFEIHSEECLVLTGPSGSGKSTLLRLIAGLEKASTGKIFFDGQEVQNLPPHQRQLAYLAQKPALFPHLNVRENLSVGREFEEKRKPRVERLSNVKIQGIVEEKANSLQIADLLQRRVHELSGGEQQRVALGRALVRGVKLWLLDEPISQLDFPLRQKLSADIHLLKRSEGITIVYVTHDPLEAKALADRLGVLEENSLRKIVSPEEILVSSGQPSVFFRF; this is encoded by the coding sequence ATGCCAGCCATCCGGATCGAAACCCTTTCCAAGCAATATTCCAACGGTACGGTGGGCTTGAAGCCGTGCACTTTTGAAATTCATTCGGAGGAATGTCTGGTCCTGACCGGACCTTCCGGATCGGGCAAATCTACCCTGCTGCGATTGATTGCCGGGTTGGAAAAAGCCTCCACCGGCAAGATTTTTTTTGATGGTCAGGAAGTCCAGAATCTTCCGCCGCACCAGCGACAACTGGCGTATCTGGCTCAAAAGCCGGCCCTGTTTCCTCACCTGAACGTGCGAGAGAATCTGAGCGTCGGCCGCGAATTCGAGGAGAAGCGCAAGCCGCGGGTGGAACGGCTTTCGAACGTGAAGATTCAAGGAATTGTCGAGGAAAAAGCAAATTCCTTACAGATTGCCGATCTTCTCCAACGGCGGGTTCACGAACTCTCCGGCGGAGAACAACAGCGGGTGGCGCTCGGGCGGGCCTTGGTTCGCGGCGTCAAATTGTGGCTACTGGACGAGCCGATCAGTCAACTCGATTTTCCGCTTCGGCAGAAATTATCCGCGGATATTCACTTGCTAAAACGCTCGGAAGGCATCACAATAGTTTATGTAACACACGATCCCCTAGAAGCGAAGGCACTTGCCGACCGCTTGGGTGTCCTGGAAGAAAATTCCCTCCGGAAGATAGTATCTCCGGAAGAAATTTTAGTTTCCTCGGGACAACCATCGGTCTTTTTTCGTTTTTAG
- a CDS encoding PilZ domain-containing protein → MFERTKSLIHKWTDSAEDISLDDRRAHPRYEMRVKTHCRFAVPNSENMPAEICDLSRGGVKLQLNRALDEGSLVCIDLPKSLCGDSVVALACVMHAVPLSGGMYSHGCTFSAELDDQDLQQFGAKKVRTEAGDKRAWRRYNTQGEVRFQKVPSDGLFAGLGKITNISPSGVGLIVEAPVQPGTALKLELRRSSKDRLVNILACCVYLGEKTDDGWIIGCTFIHELTAQDIESLM, encoded by the coding sequence ATGTTCGAACGCACGAAAAGTCTGATACATAAGTGGACGGATTCAGCCGAAGACATCTCGCTGGATGATCGACGCGCTCATCCGCGCTACGAGATGCGGGTCAAAACGCATTGTCGTTTCGCCGTCCCAAACTCGGAAAATATGCCGGCGGAGATCTGCGACCTATCCCGAGGCGGGGTGAAGCTGCAATTGAACCGCGCGCTGGACGAAGGTAGCCTGGTCTGCATCGATCTTCCCAAAAGCCTGTGCGGCGACTCCGTGGTGGCTCTTGCCTGCGTGATGCATGCCGTGCCTCTGTCGGGCGGGATGTACAGCCACGGCTGCACCTTCTCTGCTGAATTGGACGATCAGGATCTGCAACAGTTTGGCGCCAAGAAGGTGCGTACGGAAGCGGGCGATAAACGAGCCTGGCGACGCTACAACACCCAGGGCGAAGTGCGCTTCCAGAAAGTCCCCTCGGATGGCCTGTTTGCCGGCCTGGGCAAGATCACCAATATCTCGCCTTCGGGAGTGGGTTTGATCGTCGAGGCACCGGTCCAACCCGGGACCGCTTTAAAATTGGAGTTGCGGCGATCCTCCAAGGATCGGCTCGTCAATATTCTGGCTTGCTGCGTCTATCTAGGCGAAAAAACCGATGATGGTTGGATCATCGGTTGCACGTTCATTCACGAATTGACGGCCCAGGATATCGAATCCCTGATGTGA
- a CDS encoding HEAT repeat domain-containing protein, protein MASRSSLGIAFCWLALATLCGCSPTVQSQEKPRAIQDAIQRGAAYLEAFYSTGDDFKTGDHPVGMAALCGLALLESGIKKDSAAIRKITSYIREQALQQTTTYEIALISMYLDRHGDLSDRPTVQFMGVRLLAGQTGMGGWSYSCGEALPPAEMRRLQTNFAGGNSELSTPDAKEGDSKTPRKKVDPNKPEVVTKPKDKPTPTETGPSTLHPDVEKYLRLVNKNPRFDNSDGDNSNTQFAIVGLWCARRAGLNADNALKKAEARFRKTQSGDGGWSYIGADRQQSTPSMTCAGLLGIALGMGTAGLDPTGNASLRTQNAPIPLKKDGTEEAKKQNINDLALKAGLLRLEAHILQNQNGNNNALIDNCYFLWGLERVCMALGLDRVGRVDWYKWGADLLVRSQQANGAWVGGSYAGAKEEVNTCFALLFLNRTNLTKELTKSLRVKNDLNTPSDSAPKTGGKEIANTPRTNTPIPVRRENMNPTPVPKINEDLFSLEANRLLQKLLQAPPGSRAAVLEELRDSKGSVYTEALIRAAAQGPQSMLGDIREALALRLKRMTRSTLQEMLKDPNKEIRLGAARAAGMKFDLELVPHLINVVTDTEDLVVQAARTSLKTLTGQDFGPQPLASADEKLKSQGDWKAWKK, encoded by the coding sequence ATGGCAAGTCGTTCGTCGTTAGGAATTGCTTTTTGCTGGCTGGCTCTGGCCACGCTGTGCGGTTGTTCCCCGACAGTCCAATCCCAGGAAAAACCTCGCGCCATCCAGGACGCCATTCAACGGGGGGCGGCCTACCTCGAAGCTTTCTACAGCACGGGGGACGACTTTAAAACGGGCGATCATCCGGTAGGGATGGCCGCGCTCTGTGGCTTGGCGTTGCTGGAATCCGGAATCAAAAAGGATTCCGCTGCGATTCGAAAAATCACCAGCTATATTCGCGAACAGGCCCTGCAGCAGACCACCACCTATGAAATCGCATTGATATCCATGTATCTGGACCGTCATGGGGATCTCAGCGATCGACCGACCGTTCAATTTATGGGCGTCCGGCTTCTAGCGGGTCAGACCGGCATGGGCGGCTGGAGCTATTCCTGCGGCGAGGCCCTGCCCCCCGCCGAGATGCGCAGACTGCAAACCAATTTTGCCGGTGGAAATTCTGAACTCAGCACTCCCGACGCCAAAGAAGGGGATAGCAAAACTCCTCGTAAGAAGGTCGATCCCAACAAACCCGAAGTTGTGACCAAGCCTAAAGATAAACCCACCCCCACGGAAACCGGCCCCAGCACCTTGCATCCCGATGTCGAAAAATACCTTCGTCTGGTGAATAAAAACCCCCGTTTCGATAATTCGGATGGCGACAATTCCAACACGCAATTCGCGATAGTCGGGCTTTGGTGCGCGCGGCGGGCCGGTCTGAACGCGGATAACGCTTTGAAAAAAGCTGAAGCGAGATTCCGGAAAACGCAGAGTGGTGACGGCGGCTGGAGCTACATCGGCGCGGATCGACAGCAGTCCACGCCATCGATGACCTGTGCCGGCTTGCTGGGGATAGCCCTGGGTATGGGGACCGCGGGTTTGGATCCCACGGGCAACGCTTCCTTGCGAACCCAAAATGCCCCAATTCCCTTGAAAAAAGACGGTACGGAAGAAGCAAAGAAACAGAACATCAACGATCTCGCATTGAAAGCCGGCCTGTTGCGACTCGAAGCCCACATCCTGCAGAACCAGAACGGAAACAACAATGCGCTGATCGATAACTGCTACTTTCTCTGGGGTCTGGAGAGAGTTTGCATGGCACTCGGCCTGGATCGCGTCGGTCGGGTCGACTGGTATAAATGGGGCGCCGATCTGTTGGTGCGTTCTCAACAGGCCAACGGAGCATGGGTGGGCGGCAGTTACGCCGGCGCTAAAGAGGAAGTGAATACCTGTTTCGCCTTGTTGTTTCTGAATCGGACCAACCTGACCAAGGAATTGACCAAGAGTCTTCGGGTGAAAAATGATTTGAATACTCCGTCGGACTCGGCCCCGAAGACGGGAGGCAAAGAAATCGCGAATACTCCCCGCACCAATACTCCCATCCCGGTTCGGCGGGAGAATATGAACCCGACACCGGTACCGAAAATCAACGAAGATCTATTCAGCCTCGAAGCCAATCGATTGCTGCAAAAACTGCTGCAGGCTCCGCCCGGTTCGCGCGCCGCGGTGCTGGAGGAATTACGCGATTCCAAGGGAAGCGTTTATACAGAAGCCTTGATTCGCGCGGCGGCTCAAGGTCCACAATCGATGCTCGGCGATATTCGCGAAGCCCTGGCTCTTCGTCTGAAACGGATGACCCGTTCGACTCTTCAAGAGATGCTGAAGGATCCCAATAAAGAGATACGACTCGGAGCGGCGCGGGCTGCGGGGATGAAATTCGATCTCGAACTGGTGCCGCACCTGATCAATGTGGTGACCGATACCGAAGATCTGGTTGTGCAGGCTGCCCGGACTTCGCTGAAAACTCTCACCGGACAGGACTTTGGGCCGCAGCCGCTAGCCTCGGCCGATGAAAAATTGAAATCGCAGGGGGACTGGAAGGCGTGGAAGAAGTAG
- a CDS encoding beta strand repeat-containing protein has protein sequence MKFELSRKRSLASLAILLGLSQSTQAATYTWNNLGTDWTSGTSWSPAGGPPSTADLALFSINSSSYGSTVSDPQLNSATAVLSVTFAPNQNLGGWNFSGSGTLTVGGTASTGISTYGPATYNLNGPALSGSSATSLLNLNVYTSSTLVFKGTSTATTNLGNIVVGGGYLQVDNSVNNIARFGSATSNLVTVTGGGTFELIGNSSGTTFNVGSLSAGANTIGGVNSFKVTPNGAATTLVFANSAAGFTTRPGTRGIYEFIATTGNLGDVNGARITFAGTPFLGANGLLSNTSGGGTFGYAIVTDAGGTDFATWNATNGIVRATPTQTASDPSKLQTYAATDRVQFNPDGTGSNPSATITNGSLRITPAAAGLTLTLGASNLATNALMLDGATDYAISANSTALFGGSGTRYIYVNNPNTTLTISGLQVANAGNPTSFGGPGFVVLSGSTSQNTLTTTNRFVIAGGTVRANNAQVGFTSSGNGVISLTGGVLEIQNGSNGTGSSADFTRGLGAAAGNVTWGAGTTNEVGSGGFSAFGSNASVNIGGNATPSTLQWNSTNFVGDGYALIFGSTKSNAVLTFLNPIQLDNGSAIPYQLREIRVIGGAGGDSTVLAGAITGASNADLLKTGSGTLNLSAANSYSGNTLINQGTLVVSGSYTGTGKAIVSSGATLQISGNYTVSSAINGTGNTVVTSGGTLSGTGTVSSALTLQRGGTLAPSTTGKLTTGNVVMAGGSTFVLNYNNGATNPNPGVDNNVIVGSTGAVLDLTGISTSNKLNLQINAFTTGSSNGTTQVYTFAQYSSITGLTAGDVTSLFNITGQYAGTPLVQYIHASSDALQVAFIPVPEPAHVLLMGCALVGILVWRRKRKVVSATVC, from the coding sequence ATGAAATTCGAATTATCCCGAAAGCGATCGTTAGCCTCCCTCGCCATTCTTTTGGGATTATCCCAATCGACCCAGGCAGCCACCTACACCTGGAACAATCTGGGCACCGATTGGACCAGCGGAACGAGTTGGAGCCCGGCCGGCGGGCCCCCCTCGACCGCAGATCTGGCTCTTTTCTCCATCAACTCTTCCAGCTATGGTTCCACAGTATCCGATCCTCAGTTGAACTCGGCCACAGCCGTACTTTCCGTCACTTTCGCCCCGAATCAAAACCTGGGCGGCTGGAACTTCTCCGGTAGCGGCACGCTTACCGTCGGGGGGACGGCATCGACGGGAATCTCCACCTACGGCCCGGCGACTTACAATCTCAACGGCCCCGCCCTCTCCGGATCCAGCGCTACCTCGCTTCTCAATCTGAACGTTTACACCAGCAGCACGCTGGTTTTCAAAGGAACTTCCACCGCCACTACCAACTTGGGGAATATCGTGGTCGGTGGCGGCTATCTGCAAGTCGACAATTCGGTGAATAATATCGCTCGCTTCGGTTCCGCGACGAGTAATCTGGTGACGGTCACAGGCGGCGGGACTTTTGAGTTGATCGGGAACTCCTCGGGAACCACCTTCAACGTGGGCTCCCTCTCGGCCGGTGCGAACACGATCGGCGGCGTCAACAGTTTCAAAGTCACCCCGAATGGAGCAGCGACCACGCTCGTCTTCGCGAATTCGGCAGCGGGCTTCACCACGAGACCGGGAACGCGCGGGATTTACGAATTTATCGCCACCACGGGAAACCTGGGCGATGTTAATGGGGCACGCATCACCTTCGCAGGTACCCCCTTCCTGGGAGCCAACGGCCTTCTCTCGAACACTTCGGGCGGTGGCACCTTCGGCTATGCCATCGTCACGGATGCAGGCGGTACTGACTTTGCCACCTGGAATGCAACGAATGGCATTGTTCGCGCCACTCCGACGCAGACTGCCAGCGATCCCAGTAAATTGCAGACCTATGCCGCGACCGATCGCGTGCAGTTCAATCCCGATGGCACCGGTAGCAACCCCAGCGCGACGATTACCAATGGCTCGCTGCGTATCACCCCAGCCGCCGCGGGACTCACACTCACGCTAGGCGCTTCCAACCTCGCCACCAACGCCCTGATGCTCGATGGGGCAACCGATTACGCGATTTCCGCAAATTCCACGGCTTTGTTCGGCGGATCCGGAACCCGTTACATCTATGTCAACAACCCCAACACGACATTGACCATCAGTGGTCTGCAGGTCGCCAATGCGGGGAATCCGACTTCCTTCGGCGGACCGGGCTTCGTAGTTCTCTCCGGCTCGACCAGCCAAAATACTCTGACTACCACCAACCGTTTCGTCATCGCCGGCGGCACGGTCCGAGCGAATAATGCCCAAGTCGGCTTCACATCTTCGGGTAACGGCGTAATCTCGCTGACTGGTGGAGTTCTCGAGATTCAAAACGGCTCCAATGGCACCGGAAGTTCGGCAGACTTCACTCGCGGACTTGGGGCGGCGGCTGGCAACGTCACCTGGGGGGCGGGTACGACGAATGAAGTCGGCAGTGGCGGATTCTCGGCCTTCGGCAGCAACGCTTCCGTGAACATTGGTGGGAACGCAACTCCCTCCACTCTCCAATGGAATTCCACCAACTTCGTTGGCGACGGCTACGCCCTGATTTTCGGTTCCACCAAATCGAATGCCGTCTTAACTTTTCTCAACCCGATCCAACTCGATAATGGCTCCGCCATCCCGTACCAATTGCGCGAAATTCGGGTCATCGGCGGAGCGGGCGGCGATAGTACGGTCCTGGCCGGTGCGATTACCGGGGCCAGTAATGCCGACCTGCTGAAAACCGGGTCGGGCACGCTCAATCTTTCGGCCGCCAACTCTTACTCCGGCAACACCCTCATCAATCAGGGAACATTGGTCGTCAGCGGCAGCTATACCGGCACCGGCAAAGCGATTGTCAGCAGTGGCGCCACCCTGCAAATCAGTGGCAATTACACCGTCAGTAGTGCAATCAACGGCACGGGCAATACGGTCGTTACATCGGGCGGAACGTTATCCGGTACCGGCACGGTCAGTTCCGCCCTGACCCTACAGAGGGGCGGCACCCTGGCCCCTTCAACTACCGGGAAATTGACCACGGGAAATGTGGTGATGGCGGGCGGCAGCACCTTTGTTCTCAATTACAACAACGGTGCGACCAATCCCAATCCGGGTGTGGATAATAACGTGATCGTCGGTAGCACGGGCGCCGTGCTGGATCTCACTGGAATCAGCACTTCCAATAAATTGAATCTGCAGATTAACGCCTTCACGACCGGTTCCAGTAATGGCACCACGCAGGTTTACACGTTCGCCCAGTACTCCAGCATCACGGGATTGACAGCCGGGGATGTCACCAGCCTGTTCAATATCACCGGCCAATACGCCGGGACACCGCTGGTTCAGTACATCCACGCTTCCAGCGATGCTTTGCAGGTGGCGTTCATCCCGGTGCCGGAACCGGCCCACGTGCTCCTGATGGGGTGTGCCCTGGTGGGAATCCTCGTGTGGCGGCGCAAGCGTAAAGTGGTCAGTGCCACGGTCTGCTGA
- a CDS encoding metallophosphoesterase — translation MQISKILSRRRFLGASVTTLAGLGIYGWQVEPHWVKIVEHPLPLKDAPGSWIGRRIVQISDPHVGALVDSDYLISALKKVNELKPDLVLVTGDWMSCWNRDVPVPEVARVFAHLDKPPLGIVGILGNHDYGGENRNDVRLADRLSDQLAADGVTVLRNQAKEIDGVTFIGLDEYWAHRFDTKPVADHLGKPGPKLALVHNPDTCDLPQWYGYDGWIFCGHTHGGQCKSPFLPPFILPVQNHRYTAGIFDLYDGRTLHINPGLGYVRKIRFNVRPEISIFTVQAAT, via the coding sequence ATGCAAATATCCAAAATCCTCAGCCGCCGACGCTTTCTGGGTGCCTCCGTCACAACGCTGGCCGGGCTGGGAATCTATGGCTGGCAAGTCGAGCCGCACTGGGTGAAAATCGTCGAGCATCCCCTTCCCTTGAAGGATGCCCCAGGTAGCTGGATCGGTCGGCGGATCGTACAGATCTCCGATCCGCATGTGGGGGCTCTGGTCGATTCCGATTATCTGATCTCCGCACTGAAAAAAGTCAACGAGCTGAAGCCGGATCTGGTCCTGGTCACCGGCGACTGGATGAGCTGCTGGAATCGGGATGTTCCAGTCCCTGAAGTAGCACGGGTATTCGCTCACCTCGATAAGCCGCCGTTGGGAATCGTGGGAATCCTGGGTAACCACGATTACGGCGGGGAAAATCGGAACGACGTCCGACTGGCCGACCGACTTTCCGATCAGTTAGCGGCGGACGGAGTTACGGTACTCCGGAATCAGGCGAAAGAAATTGATGGGGTGACATTCATCGGTTTGGATGAGTATTGGGCGCACCGCTTCGATACCAAACCGGTGGCCGATCATTTGGGGAAGCCAGGACCCAAGCTGGCATTGGTCCACAACCCGGATACCTGCGATTTGCCGCAATGGTACGGATACGACGGCTGGATTTTCTGCGGTCACACGCACGGTGGACAATGCAAATCGCCGTTTCTGCCCCCGTTTATTCTGCCGGTCCAGAATCACCGCTACACGGCGGGAATCTTCGACCTCTATGATGGCCGGACGCTTCACATCAATCCCGGTTTGGGCTACGTTCGAAAAATCCGATTCAACGTCCGGCCGGAGATCAGCATTTTCACTGTGCAAGCCGCAACGTGA
- a CDS encoding beta strand repeat-containing protein, translated as MIRYLCRFALTLSLAFVASGSLRAQTYSWGTAVSGDWNSSNWTPAGVPNSSNDVIVSVGTTTPYTVTISSFQSANSLTISNSQATVLSNAGSTSGFGVGTLTVSAGTFNQTSGTLNLGGAATFQTMGALSFNGGTIAGSGSSITVSNFGTMSWSSGILQTTLTIGIQGSLTMGSGTQTLQSPGIINLGAKMDFGTTSGNLYINGGTLNLNSGAIINSQNNLGTISMDSGLISVNANVSSAANLSLIAPTSAVPSSVAGTAILTVNGAFNWNNSQASIDGSVTIKANGGGTWSSAYSRNISTGNVLLNNGIFNWSNGNINFTDNGSLSISGAGTLQLNDNSSIVVTSGSPTFTNAGLFSKSGGTGNSSLDAALTFTNSGTILISSGSLTINSVATNTGTLNIQSGGTINIGGTTTFSTGTTLTGTGTLAVNTLSSLIVDASGNTITAPTGMTFTNAGSLTIKNANFTLSASSTNSGSIAISSQGILTIAGQTIFTTGTSLSGYAGTTGALNIASGGTLTVNVPSSNLIVPANMTFTNAGTVSVTGGTLSIDNSANLSNFNSATNFLVNGTWQVNNATLDFGTRQIGTIASNTTVILSGSSATFAAISNLSKVSGSLQVTGGASYTTGSSLLVNGTLTVGAGSSVSSVGQVAINSNGTLIGSGSLPTGFALSSTGTIKPDSTLGILSAANSLINGGTFVVGINSWTSTPVAGTNYNQLAGITGSSSLTFNGAGTNSITIKVNSLTATNTAGAISGFDNTQVRTWVIADFGGGISAFNNNLFKIDTTGFQNNLGGGNFYLSLDSTQTEILLEFVPLPEPTSILAVAGIGSLVWVRRNRSKRAKNAIAV; from the coding sequence ATGATACGTTACTTGTGCAGATTTGCCCTAACCCTCTCCCTAGCTTTTGTTGCCAGCGGCTCCCTGAGGGCTCAAACGTACTCTTGGGGCACGGCCGTCAGCGGCGACTGGAATTCCAGCAATTGGACTCCCGCAGGGGTGCCGAATTCCTCGAACGATGTCATTGTGAGCGTGGGAACCACAACGCCTTACACCGTGACCATTAGTTCGTTCCAGTCGGCGAACAGTTTGACCATTTCCAACAGTCAGGCCACGGTGCTCAGTAACGCCGGTTCCACCTCAGGGTTCGGCGTCGGTACCCTGACGGTTTCGGCGGGAACCTTTAACCAAACCAGCGGCACGCTGAATCTCGGCGGAGCAGCCACGTTTCAGACCATGGGAGCACTGTCCTTCAACGGCGGTACCATCGCGGGAAGTGGCTCGTCCATCACGGTTTCCAACTTCGGGACAATGTCCTGGTCCAGCGGTATCCTGCAGACGACTCTGACTATTGGAATTCAGGGCAGTCTCACCATGGGATCTGGAACCCAAACTTTGCAAAGCCCCGGCATCATTAACCTCGGCGCCAAGATGGACTTCGGAACGACGAGCGGAAACCTGTACATCAATGGCGGGACGCTCAATCTGAACTCAGGAGCCATTATCAATTCCCAGAATAATCTGGGGACAATCTCCATGGACTCCGGACTCATCAGCGTCAATGCCAACGTGAGTTCGGCCGCGAATCTCAGTTTGATCGCACCGACTTCCGCCGTCCCTTCCAGCGTTGCGGGAACCGCGATCCTCACGGTTAACGGTGCCTTCAACTGGAACAACTCGCAAGCTTCCATCGATGGGTCAGTGACCATCAAAGCCAACGGCGGCGGGACTTGGAGTTCCGCCTATAGCCGAAATATCTCGACCGGCAATGTGCTGCTCAATAACGGGATCTTCAACTGGTCCAATGGGAATATCAATTTTACGGATAATGGATCCCTATCCATCAGCGGCGCGGGAACGCTTCAGTTGAACGACAATTCCTCGATCGTCGTGACGAGTGGCTCGCCGACCTTCACGAACGCTGGCCTATTCTCGAAATCAGGTGGCACTGGGAACTCCTCGCTCGACGCGGCTCTAACGTTCACCAACAGCGGGACAATATTAATTTCAAGCGGGTCTCTGACAATCAACTCCGTCGCCACCAACACCGGCACTCTCAACATTCAAAGCGGTGGCACGATCAACATCGGGGGCACCACGACGTTCTCCACGGGAACGACCCTGACCGGTACCGGCACTCTGGCCGTGAACACGTTGAGTAGTCTGATCGTCGATGCGAGTGGAAACACCATTACCGCCCCCACCGGCATGACCTTCACGAACGCCGGGTCTCTAACGATTAAGAACGCGAATTTCACTCTTAGTGCGTCGTCGACTAACAGCGGTTCGATAGCCATTAGCTCGCAGGGAATTCTGACGATCGCCGGCCAGACCATTTTTACGACGGGCACTTCGCTCTCCGGCTACGCCGGTACGACCGGAGCCCTGAATATCGCCAGCGGGGGCACCTTAACGGTTAATGTCCCATCGTCGAACCTGATTGTACCCGCGAACATGACGTTCACTAACGCCGGAACCGTGTCCGTGACGGGAGGAACGCTTTCGATCGATAACTCGGCGAATCTCTCGAACTTCAACTCTGCCACGAATTTCCTCGTAAATGGTACCTGGCAGGTGAACAACGCGACGCTCGATTTTGGCACTCGACAGATCGGCACTATCGCGAGCAACACCACGGTTATCCTTTCGGGCAGTTCCGCCACCTTCGCCGCGATCTCTAACCTGTCGAAGGTTTCTGGGAGTCTTCAGGTAACCGGTGGTGCAAGTTACACCACCGGCTCCAGCTTACTGGTGAACGGGACGTTGACAGTAGGGGCCGGTTCTTCCGTAAGCAGTGTCGGTCAAGTCGCCATCAACTCCAACGGTACTCTGATAGGTTCGGGATCGCTCCCCACAGGATTTGCCTTGTCCTCCACGGGGACTATCAAACCCGATTCCACTCTGGGTATCTTGTCGGCTGCCAATTCCCTGATCAACGGGGGGACTTTTGTCGTGGGAATCAACTCCTGGACTTCCACTCCCGTAGCCGGTACTAACTACAATCAGCTGGCGGGGATAACGGGGAGTTCTTCGCTCACATTCAACGGAGCGGGTACGAATTCCATCACCATTAAAGTGAACAGCTTGACTGCTACGAATACGGCTGGGGCCATCTCGGGCTTCGATAACACCCAGGTTCGTACCTGGGTGATCGCCGACTTCGGAGGTGGTATCTCGGCTTTCAACAACAATCTGTTCAAGATCGACACGACCGGATTCCAGAACAACCTGGGCGGCGGCAATTTCTACCTGTCGTTGGATTCGACCCAGACGGAGATCTTACTGGAATTCGTTCCGCTGCCGGAACCGACCTCGATTCTGGCGGTGGCGGGAATCGGCTCCCTGGTGTGGGTCCGCCGAAACCGCTCCAAACGGGCCAAAAATGCAATCGCCGTGTAA